A region from the Flavobacteriales bacterium genome encodes:
- a CDS encoding alpha/beta hydrolase codes for MKRTAPLLLLLSSLLVDATAQDCSTDFVTKRFKTTVERNVEYSKALNYRGVMDTLRMNIWKPVNDGLTEQPVIIFAHGGGFMGGHRATLDSLCMQWAARGYVAATISYRLGFHAPWPKRMPYTYDRAEVVRAACRATMDMRNAVRFLKARAPMYRASTEDFFVGGFSAGAITALHATYMDNEKEIPSNAARWAWCTRS; via the coding sequence ATGAAACGAACCGCCCCGCTCCTGCTGCTCCTGTCCTCGCTATTGGTGGATGCCACCGCCCAGGACTGTAGCACCGATTTCGTCACCAAGCGCTTCAAGACCACGGTGGAGCGCAACGTGGAGTACAGCAAGGCGCTGAACTACCGCGGCGTGATGGACACCCTGCGCATGAACATCTGGAAGCCGGTGAACGACGGCCTCACGGAGCAGCCGGTCATCATTTTCGCTCACGGCGGCGGCTTCATGGGCGGGCACCGCGCCACGCTCGATTCGCTGTGCATGCAGTGGGCCGCGCGCGGTTACGTGGCGGCCACCATCAGCTACCGGCTGGGCTTCCATGCCCCATGGCCGAAACGTATGCCGTACACCTACGACCGCGCCGAAGTGGTACGCGCCGCCTGCCGCGCCACCATGGACATGCGCAACGCCGTGCGCTTCCTCAAGGCGCGCGCACCCATGTACCGCGCAAGCACCGAGGACTTCTTCGTGGGCGGCTTCAGCGCGGGCGCTATCACGGCATTGCACGCCACGTACATGGACAACGAGAAAGAGATCCCGTCGAATGCGGCGAGATGGGCATGGTGTACGAGAAGTTGA